In the Mya arenaria isolate MELC-2E11 chromosome 11, ASM2691426v1 genome, one interval contains:
- the LOC128207712 gene encoding GDP-fucose transporter 1-like isoform X2: METLLSKSLKIAAVVSAYWCISISMVFLNKYLLSSQDLKLDAPLFVTWYQCVVTVLLCFIFSGLSKIFPNVFTFPEMNIDPKLCRGTLPLSIVFVCMITFNNLCLKNVGVAFYNIGRSLTTVFNVAFSYVMLKQMTSGPALLCCGVIIGGFFLGVDQEGASGDLSMLGVLFGVCASASVALNAIYTKKVLPIVDNNIWRLTLYNNVNATFLFLPLMIVFGEFSEVLNFPLLFEFHFWFFMSLSGVLGFAIGTITGLQIQFTSPLTHNISGTAKAAVQTVIACLYFHDLKSVLWWLGNVTVLGGSAAYTEVKRREMKSAHNQQLPVSRKTDSEEKQPMGYGKR, translated from the exons ATGGAAACCTTACTTTCAAAGTCGTTAAAAATTGCTGCTGTGGTTTCAGCATATTG gtgCATCTCAATATCTATGgtatttttgaacaaatatctccTGAGCAGCCAAGACTTGAAG TTGGATGCCCCTTTGTTTGTGACATGGTACCAGTGTGTTGTCACTGTGCTACTGTGTTTCATCTTCAGCGGTCTCTCCAAGATCTTCCCCAATGTCTTTACCTTCCCGGAAATGAATATTGACCCAAAACTGTGCAGAGGG ACATTGCCACTGTCtattgtgtttgtgtgtatgaTTACATTCAACAACCTGTGTCTTAAGAATGTTGGGGTTGCTTTCTACAATATCGGACGTTCTCTTACCACTGTCTTCAATGTG GCATTTTCATATGTGATGTTGAAGCAGATGACATCTGGGCCAGCCCTGCTTTGTTGCGGGGTGATAATCGGGGGATTCTTCCTTGGGGTGGACCAAGAGGGGGCCTCAG GAGACCTGTCTATGCTGGGTGTGTTGTTTGGAGTGTGTGCGAGTGCAAGTGTTGCCCTTAATGCCATCTACACCAAGAAGGTCCTACCCATAGTTGACAACAACATCTGGCGTCTCACATTGTACAACAATGTCAACGCCACTTTCCTATTTCTACCTCTCATGATTGTTTTTGGAGAATTTTCTGAAGTATTGAACTTCCCGTTGTTGTTTGAATTTCATTTCTGGTTCTTCATGTCCCTGAGTGGGGTGTTAGGTTTTGCCATAGGAACAATCACTGGTCTTCAGATTCAGTTTACATCTCCACTAACTCATAACATCTCAGGCACAGCTAAGGCGGCCGTGCAGACTGTGATAGCATGCCTGTATTTCCACGATCTGAAGTCAGTGTTGTGGTGGCTCGGTAATGTTACTGTGCTGGGAGGGTCCGCCGCCTATACAGAGGTGAAGCGCAGGGAGATGAAATCCGCACACAACCAACAACTACCAGTATCCAGGAAGACGGATTCCGAAGAAAAACAGCCAATG GGTTACGGAAAACGATGA
- the LOC128207712 gene encoding GDP-fucose transporter 1-like isoform X1, producing the protein METLLSKSLKIAAVVSAYWCISISMVFLNKYLLSSQDLKLDAPLFVTWYQCVVTVLLCFIFSGLSKIFPNVFTFPEMNIDPKLCRGTLPLSIVFVCMITFNNLCLKNVGVAFYNIGRSLTTVFNVAFSYVMLKQMTSGPALLCCGVIIGGFFLGVDQEGASGDLSMLGVLFGVCASASVALNAIYTKKVLPIVDNNIWRLTLYNNVNATFLFLPLMIVFGEFSEVLNFPLLFEFHFWFFMSLSGVLGFAIGTITGLQIQFTSPLTHNISGTAKAAVQTVIACLYFHDLKSVLWWLGNVTVLGGSAAYTEVKRREMKSAHNQQLPVSRKTDSEEKQPMVLPEENSDSKA; encoded by the exons ATGGAAACCTTACTTTCAAAGTCGTTAAAAATTGCTGCTGTGGTTTCAGCATATTG gtgCATCTCAATATCTATGgtatttttgaacaaatatctccTGAGCAGCCAAGACTTGAAG TTGGATGCCCCTTTGTTTGTGACATGGTACCAGTGTGTTGTCACTGTGCTACTGTGTTTCATCTTCAGCGGTCTCTCCAAGATCTTCCCCAATGTCTTTACCTTCCCGGAAATGAATATTGACCCAAAACTGTGCAGAGGG ACATTGCCACTGTCtattgtgtttgtgtgtatgaTTACATTCAACAACCTGTGTCTTAAGAATGTTGGGGTTGCTTTCTACAATATCGGACGTTCTCTTACCACTGTCTTCAATGTG GCATTTTCATATGTGATGTTGAAGCAGATGACATCTGGGCCAGCCCTGCTTTGTTGCGGGGTGATAATCGGGGGATTCTTCCTTGGGGTGGACCAAGAGGGGGCCTCAG GAGACCTGTCTATGCTGGGTGTGTTGTTTGGAGTGTGTGCGAGTGCAAGTGTTGCCCTTAATGCCATCTACACCAAGAAGGTCCTACCCATAGTTGACAACAACATCTGGCGTCTCACATTGTACAACAATGTCAACGCCACTTTCCTATTTCTACCTCTCATGATTGTTTTTGGAGAATTTTCTGAAGTATTGAACTTCCCGTTGTTGTTTGAATTTCATTTCTGGTTCTTCATGTCCCTGAGTGGGGTGTTAGGTTTTGCCATAGGAACAATCACTGGTCTTCAGATTCAGTTTACATCTCCACTAACTCATAACATCTCAGGCACAGCTAAGGCGGCCGTGCAGACTGTGATAGCATGCCTGTATTTCCACGATCTGAAGTCAGTGTTGTGGTGGCTCGGTAATGTTACTGTGCTGGGAGGGTCCGCCGCCTATACAGAGGTGAAGCGCAGGGAGATGAAATCCGCACACAACCAACAACTACCAGTATCCAGGAAGACGGATTCCGAAGAAAAACAGCCAATGGTACTGCCTGAAGAAAATTCTGATTCTAAAGCATGA
- the LOC128207713 gene encoding sodium-dependent glucose transporter 1A-like: protein MDDQVKNIDRKEQADPLLNGYSDDQNDVKHVAEQEGDADRNGGVCRRLLATTGRLRTDPVYRHRIIHTAVICWAFVGLGWCVGLSGPTFPDIRLIMGEDLATASWIFTAGSFGYMTGSLSGGVLYDRFNKLLLLAASTFGLAVSTAAVPYCSSLVAMLAIKFLGGFACGHLDAGGNADILHIWGSENGPYMQAAHFGFSLGALLSPLATGPFLTKKTSVCDTRTSGEAKIGSNITVTDTVVVSKNGLLYITDNNRSNGPQGNRSVVDLIANPQNPNCYESYGESKVSVAFWIAAIIVLTSAFGFMFMYIKLKCSTANEKADVKEASKVDREKVERNEMTVSVKVSILVVLCILMAAYCTTEDCFSSFLMTFGLTYLDWDEATGAYATATFWTSFGVGRFIGIFTVSCCSTVAMLTTYLGLLTLGYIGFMVSSIYRFYPLIWTFTAGLGFAMSVIFPAIFSWTSKHVIHVSGKISGMFLVSASVSGMCLPLLIGHLMEYFSPMWFVYILVLATLVCLLSYATIRLLVRTYVKDRLPNEESVEIHIDKESLDV from the exons ATGGATGACCAAGTGAAGAATATAGACAGGAAGGAGCAAGCTGACCCACTTCTCAATGGCTACTCGGATGACCAAAACGAC GTGAAACATGTCGCTGAGCAGGAAGGAGATGCAGACCGGAACGGCGGTGTATGTCGGCGACTACTGGCGACGACGGGAAGGTTGCGGACGGACCCTGTGTACCGCCACCGGATAATACACACAGCCGTCATCTGTTGGGCGTTTGTTGGTTTG GGTTGGTGCGTGGGGTTGAGCGGACCAACATTTCCGGATATCCGCCTCATTATGGGAGAGGACCTGGCCACGGCCTCCTGGATTTTCACAGCTGGCAGCTTCGG GTACATGACTGGCTCCTTGTCTGGTGGCGTTCTGTATGACCGCTTCAACAAGCTGTTGCTGCTGGCCGCCTCAACGTTTGGCCTGGCCGTCAGCACTGCCGCCGTACCCTACTGTAGCTCCTTAGTCGCCATGCTCGCGATCAAATTCCTAGGAGGTTTCGCATGTGGACATCTCGACGCAG GAGGCAATGCTGATATTCTTCACATTTGGGGATCCGAAAACGGGCCTTACATGCAGGCCGCACACTTTGGGTTTTCGCTCGGAGCCCTGCTGTCTCCGCTGGCTACGGGGCCTTTTCTGACGAAGAAAACATCAGTATGCGACACGAGGACCAGCGGAGAAGCCAAAATTGGGTCTAACATTACAGTCACGGACACCGTAGTCGTCTCAAAGAACGGTTTACTGTACATAACGGATAACAATCGTTCGAATGGCCCACAAGGAAATAGGTCTGTTGTTGACCTTATTGCTAACCCACAGAACCCGAACTGTTACGAGTCTTACGGGGAATCGAAGGTCAGCGTTGCATTTTGGATCGCTGCCATCATTGTTCTCACTTCTGCATTTGGttttatgttcatgtacattaAGTTGAAATGCTCAACTGCCAACGAAAAGGCTGATGTGAAAGAGGCTTCAAAGGTTGACCGAGAAAAGGTTGAGCGAAATGAGATGACCGTATCTGTAAAGGTTTCCATTCTTGTCGTTTTGTGCATACTGATGGCGGCTTACTGTACCACAGAAGACTGTTTTTCTAGTTTCTTGATGACGTTTGGTCTGACATATTTAGACTGGGATGAAGCTACAGGTGCATACGCCACTGCGACTTTCTGGACCTCGTTCGGTGTTGGGCGGTTTATCGGAATATTCACAGTGTCCTGTTGTTCTACCGTCGCGATGTTGACTACGTACTTGGGATTACTGACACTAGGATATATTGGCTTCATGGTCAGCTCGATATATCGCTTCTATCCCTTAATATGGACATTTACAGCTGGGCTTGGGTTTGCGATGTCAGTCATATTCCCCGCAATATTCAGCTGGACGTCCAAGCACGTGATACACGTGAGTGGAAAGATTTCCGGTATGTTTCTCGTGTCTGCCTCAGTATCCGGTATGTGCCTGCCACTGTTGATAGGGCATCTGATGGAGTATTTCTCACCGATGTGGTTTGTGTACATTCTCGTCCTCGCGACACTCGTCTGTCTGCTTTCCTATGCGACCATTCGATTACTTGTAAGGACATATGTGAAAGACAGGCTACCAAACGAAGAATCTGTTGAAATTCACATTGATAAAGAATCGTTAGATGTTTGA